Proteins encoded in a region of the Amphiprion ocellaris isolate individual 3 ecotype Okinawa chromosome 21, ASM2253959v1, whole genome shotgun sequence genome:
- the LOC118471493 gene encoding NXPE family member 3-like isoform X2: MTLRARKTQEVTTYQPQYGAARIFFLLTVIVLICVLCFIHIVEFQKKENLTIIPPRVVPKKHHDVCTVQPLSPKEDLEEKLLLESIAWPETPPLPTPLSMNETSYPAKSTFTILPQTGGGQWHVGDKLKVLIKMCDFQGHSKKSGGDVLFARLHNPTLGAGVAGKVEDHLNGSYSAVFSLLWEGSAWVEVTLVHPSEAVTVLRRLNSEQPDRVIFQSLFYSGSISETTICNVFLRSTEQPLCNYTDLHTGEPWFCFKPKNLNCDTRINHSKREVKQNLKANEEKLFQLGVNMKVSIPASGPASVTVLPRPKGQAVVNSSNMESGLSGYYYKDEWQTLSGTKVQQFNTPSAVTQCLKGKVVHLYGDSTIRQWFEYFNGALPDLKEFDLHSHKQNGPFMAMDIPNNILMTFRCHGPPFRCHPVPISELRYIANELDNVIGGTNTVVIFGIWAHFGSYPMEVYIRRLQTIRRAVIRLLNRSPGVCSQPRPTQNHSHREDL; this comes from the exons ATGACGCTCAGAGCTCGTAAAACGCAGGAGGTCACCACTTACCAGCCACAGTACGGTGCGGCACGGATCTTCTTTTTGTTGACTGTGATTGTCCTGATCTGTGTGCTGTGTTTCATACACATTGTGGAG TTtcagaaaaaggaaaacctCACCATCATCCCTCCAAGAGTGGTGCCAAAGAAACATCATGATGTCTGTACTGTCCAGCCACTGTCCCCTAAAGAGGACCTTGAAGAAAAACTCCTACTAGAATCCATTGCTTGGCCAGAAACTCCACCTTTGCCGACTCCTCTTTCCATGAATGAAACCAGTTATCCGGCTAAGAGCACCTTCACCATTCTTCCACAGACTGGAGGAGGGCAGTGGCATGTAGGGGACAAGCTGAAGGTGCTGATCAAAATGTGTGACTTCCAAGGCCATTCTAAGAAGTCTGGAGGAGACGTCTTATTCGCTCGGCTGCACAACCCGACTCTTGGTGCAGGTGTTGCTGGGAAAGTGGAGGATCATCTCAATGGCTCCTACTCTGCTGTTTTCTCTTTACTCTGGGAAGGAAGCGCATGGGTTGAG GTGACACTGGTTCACCCCAGTGAGGCCGTCACGGTGCTACGTAGGTTGAACAGTGAACAGCCTGACAGGGTTATCTTCCAGAGCCTCTTCTACTCAGGCTCCATCTCTGAAACTACCATCTGTAACGTATTCCTGCGTTCGACTGAGCAGCCGCTGTGCAACTACACTGACCTCCATACAGGTGAACCTTGGTTCTGCTTCAAGCCAAAGAATCTGAACTGTGATACCAGGATCAACCACTCCAAGAGAGAAGTCAAACAAAACCTCAAGGCCAATGAGGAGAAACTTTTTCAGCT CGGTGTCAACATGAAAGTGTCAATTCCAGCTTCAGGACCTGCTAGTGTCACTGTGTTGCCAAGACCGAAAG GTCAAGCAGTGGTGAACAGCAGCAATATGGAGTCTGGACTCTCTGGCTATTACTACAAGGATGAATGGCAAACACTAAGTGGCACCAAGGTTCAGCAGTTCAACACCCCCTCAGCCGTCACTCAATGTCTGAAAGGCAAAGTGGTCCACCTGTATGGAGACTCCACCATCAGGCAGTGGTTTGAGTACTTCAATGGAGCACTACCAG ATCTCAAGGAGTTTGACCTGCACAGCCATAAACAAAATGGACCTTTCATGGCCATGGACATTCCAAACAACATCCTGATGACGTTTCGCTGCCATGGTCCTCCTTTCCGTTGTCACCCTGTCCCAATCAGCGAGTTGCGTTACATTGCCAATGAACTAGACAATGTAATCGGAGGCACCAACACTGTCGTGATCTTTGGCATCTGGGCACACTTTGGCAGTTACCCAATGGAGGTCTACATCCGGCGGTTGCAGACCATCCGCAGGGCGGTGATACGCCTGCTGAACAGATCTCCAG gagtttgcagtcaaccaaggccgactcagaatcactcccaccgggaagatctgtga
- the LOC118471493 gene encoding NXPE family member 3-like isoform X1: MTLRARKTQEVTTYQPQYGAARIFFLLTVIVLICVLCFIHIVEFQKKENLTIIPPRVVPKKHHDVCTVQPLSPKEDLEEKLLLESIAWPETPPLPTPLSMNETSYPAKSTFTILPQTGGGQWHVGDKLKVLIKMCDFQGHSKKSGGDVLFARLHNPTLGAGVAGKVEDHLNGSYSAVFSLLWEGSAWVEVTLVHPSEAVTVLRRLNSEQPDRVIFQSLFYSGSISETTICNVFLRSTEQPLCNYTDLHTGEPWFCFKPKNLNCDTRINHSKREVKQNLKANEEKLFQLGVNMKVSIPASGPASVTVLPRPKGQAVVNSSNMESGLSGYYYKDEWQTLSGTKVQQFNTPSAVTQCLKGKVVHLYGDSTIRQWFEYFNGALPDLKEFDLHSHKQNGPFMAMDIPNNILMTFRCHGPPFRCHPVPISELRYIANELDNVIGGTNTVVIFGIWAHFGSYPMEVYIRRLQTIRRAVIRLLNRSPGTVVIIRTANPKALTLFESLANSDWYSLQNDKVLRAIFKGLNVHLVDAWEMVLAHHLPHNLHPQPPIIKNMINVLLSYICPIKSD, encoded by the exons ATGACGCTCAGAGCTCGTAAAACGCAGGAGGTCACCACTTACCAGCCACAGTACGGTGCGGCACGGATCTTCTTTTTGTTGACTGTGATTGTCCTGATCTGTGTGCTGTGTTTCATACACATTGTGGAG TTtcagaaaaaggaaaacctCACCATCATCCCTCCAAGAGTGGTGCCAAAGAAACATCATGATGTCTGTACTGTCCAGCCACTGTCCCCTAAAGAGGACCTTGAAGAAAAACTCCTACTAGAATCCATTGCTTGGCCAGAAACTCCACCTTTGCCGACTCCTCTTTCCATGAATGAAACCAGTTATCCGGCTAAGAGCACCTTCACCATTCTTCCACAGACTGGAGGAGGGCAGTGGCATGTAGGGGACAAGCTGAAGGTGCTGATCAAAATGTGTGACTTCCAAGGCCATTCTAAGAAGTCTGGAGGAGACGTCTTATTCGCTCGGCTGCACAACCCGACTCTTGGTGCAGGTGTTGCTGGGAAAGTGGAGGATCATCTCAATGGCTCCTACTCTGCTGTTTTCTCTTTACTCTGGGAAGGAAGCGCATGGGTTGAG GTGACACTGGTTCACCCCAGTGAGGCCGTCACGGTGCTACGTAGGTTGAACAGTGAACAGCCTGACAGGGTTATCTTCCAGAGCCTCTTCTACTCAGGCTCCATCTCTGAAACTACCATCTGTAACGTATTCCTGCGTTCGACTGAGCAGCCGCTGTGCAACTACACTGACCTCCATACAGGTGAACCTTGGTTCTGCTTCAAGCCAAAGAATCTGAACTGTGATACCAGGATCAACCACTCCAAGAGAGAAGTCAAACAAAACCTCAAGGCCAATGAGGAGAAACTTTTTCAGCT CGGTGTCAACATGAAAGTGTCAATTCCAGCTTCAGGACCTGCTAGTGTCACTGTGTTGCCAAGACCGAAAG GTCAAGCAGTGGTGAACAGCAGCAATATGGAGTCTGGACTCTCTGGCTATTACTACAAGGATGAATGGCAAACACTAAGTGGCACCAAGGTTCAGCAGTTCAACACCCCCTCAGCCGTCACTCAATGTCTGAAAGGCAAAGTGGTCCACCTGTATGGAGACTCCACCATCAGGCAGTGGTTTGAGTACTTCAATGGAGCACTACCAG ATCTCAAGGAGTTTGACCTGCACAGCCATAAACAAAATGGACCTTTCATGGCCATGGACATTCCAAACAACATCCTGATGACGTTTCGCTGCCATGGTCCTCCTTTCCGTTGTCACCCTGTCCCAATCAGCGAGTTGCGTTACATTGCCAATGAACTAGACAATGTAATCGGAGGCACCAACACTGTCGTGATCTTTGGCATCTGGGCACACTTTGGCAGTTACCCAATGGAGGTCTACATCCGGCGGTTGCAGACCATCCGCAGGGCGGTGATACGCCTGCTGAACAGATCTCCAGGTACAGTGGTCATCATCCGGACAGCAAACCCCAAAGCTTTGACGCTCTTTGAGAGTCTGGCCAACAGTGACTGGTACTCATTGCAGAATGACAAAGTACTCAGGGCCATATTTAAAGGATTGAATGTTCATCTGGTGGATGCCTGGGAGATGGTCCTGGCCCACCACTTACCTCACAACCTCCACCCACAACCTCCCATTATTAAGAATATGATCAATGTTCTCTTGTCCTACATTTGCCCTATAAAGAGTGACTAG